GGAGTACTTGCGGAAGAAATTATCAGCCGTTTCCGTTTTCAGCGGGATGATATTGAGCTTTCCATCATTGGTGATGAAGTTTTATTCTGGGGTGACCGTGAGCAGATCACAATCGTTTTTGAGAACTTTATCCAAAATGCGATGAGGTATGCACGATCCAGGATCATTTTATCGGCAAAAGAAGAAGGAAACAACATCACCCTTGGCGTATGGAATGATGGAGAGCAGCTTTCAGACCGGGACCGTGAAAATCTTTTCCTGCCTTTCCGTAAAGGCAATAAAGGGCAGTTCGGGCTTGGATTAGCGATCGTGAATCGAATTGCCGAGCTGCATGGCGGGATACCCAAAGTAACCAATATTGAAGATGGTATTCTATTCGAAGTCATTCTTCCAAAGGACAGGCAGACATAAGTTTAAACTATATAAAATATGAGGTGGCATAATGAAAAAAGGTCTTGCTCACTATAAAGTGGGAGAAGTGGTAGACTCCTATTTAATGATAAAATCATCCACAAAATCTACAGCAAGCAACGGTAAACCCTTTTTAAACCTAATCCTGCAGGACCAGACAGGGGATATCGATGCAAAGCTATGGGACTGCTCCCCGGAGGACGAACAGCAATATGTTCCTCAGGCTTTGATCAAAGTTACCGGTGATATGAGCAACTACAGAGGAAAGATGCAGCTCAAGCTCAAACATATCCGTCCGGCATCTGAGATTGACGGCGTGAAGATTAGTGATTTTGTAGAAACAGCACCGCTTACACAAGATGTGATGATGGAGAAAATCACACAGTACATTTTTGAGATGCAAAATCCTAACATCCAGAGAATTACAAGGAACCTTTTAAAGAAATATCAGGATGATTTCCTAAAGTACCCGGCAGCCGTGAAAAATCACCATGAATTCGTTTCCGGTCTTGCCTACCATGTCGTGTCCATGCTTGATCTGGCCAGGGGAATATCAACCCTGTATCCTTCGCTTAATACTGATCTGCTTTATTCCGGCATCATCCTTCATGACCTGGGCAAGGTGATTGAACTGTCAGGTCCAGTGGCTGCCAATTATACGCTGGAAGGAAAGCTTCTCGGCCACATTTCCATTATGGTGAATGAGATCGGGATTATCGCAAAAGAACTGGAAATTGAAGGAGAAGAAGTTACGGTCCTTCAGCATCTCGTGTTAAGCCATCATAGCAAACCAGAATGGGGAAGCCCGAAAGCACCGATGATCCGTGAAGCGGAGATCCTTCATATGATTGATAATTTCGATGCAAAAATCAACATGATGGACAGAGCGCTGGTCAAGGTGGAACCAGGGGAATTTACGGAAAAAATCTTTCCTCTGGAAAACCGCAGCCTCTACAAACCGCTTTTTGAAAAAGAATTAGCAAAAAAGTAATTGTCGTAACAATTTGAATATGGTAAATTTAGAGAGAGATAAATGAGATGGAGGCAATGACAAATGAAACCCATTGTTCAAGAAAAGGTGTCTGCTAAATAACTAACTAAATCTAATGTTGTACCGGACGGCTGAAGGAGCTCTGTTTCCTTACGTTTATAGCGTACAAGTGTGATTTATTTAGTTATGACCTTTTCTCTTGAGCGATGGACCCATTTGTCATGCTATAGCCTTCAGCACGTAATAGAAGCCTATAGTTGACGTGGAATGCGCAGCTATAGGCTTTTTTATGCCCAATTCAGCACTTTCCATTAATAAGCGCTCAAGAGATCGGTTGATTGTTATTTGATTGAAACATATGAAAAGAGAGTGATAGGGATGAAGTGGAAAGATTGGGACAGAAATATTAAAGTTCGCCTTTTGGGAGAGTTTGTAATTAATCTGCTATTTTGGATGTTTTTTCCGTATATGGCGATTTATTTTTCCGATGAACTTGGAAAAGAACAAGCCGGTTTGCTGCTGGTTGCTTCCCAGTTGGTGGGAGTCGTAACCA
This genomic stretch from Fictibacillus marinisediminis harbors:
- the yhaM gene encoding 3'-5' exoribonuclease YhaM, with protein sequence MKKGLAHYKVGEVVDSYLMIKSSTKSTASNGKPFLNLILQDQTGDIDAKLWDCSPEDEQQYVPQALIKVTGDMSNYRGKMQLKLKHIRPASEIDGVKISDFVETAPLTQDVMMEKITQYIFEMQNPNIQRITRNLLKKYQDDFLKYPAAVKNHHEFVSGLAYHVVSMLDLARGISTLYPSLNTDLLYSGIILHDLGKVIELSGPVAANYTLEGKLLGHISIMVNEIGIIAKELEIEGEEVTVLQHLVLSHHSKPEWGSPKAPMIREAEILHMIDNFDAKINMMDRALVKVEPGEFTEKIFPLENRSLYKPLFEKELAKK